One genomic window of Mercenaria mercenaria strain notata chromosome 2, MADL_Memer_1, whole genome shotgun sequence includes the following:
- the LOC123543360 gene encoding carbohydrate sulfotransferase 14-like has product MRIRKLMIFYFAVVTLKLLLGTKSTDDLKRETWTGTPLEKQMTSERDTNDAGDANARRMKSLEKACRHLGYTDDNYTIAIRAHMSPNYKCLYCRINKCASTTTLEIMKQIFNCDTDCLVKMASIVRSNVNASKIMKDAFSFMVVREPYGRLFSTYCNIFYFPKEDWIYRGTKIIKLSRSNISSDSLNFGHDLTFSELIRYIVESFESGHHLDEHVRPMHHKSCNPCLFHFDYIAHLETLNKDFEYILKTINNRKIIQNYPEDIVSSLREWTLYGPVKHLFRTILLVKGSSISHYNIFLRAWSYYQITGQVSKTIDFPYSKEDIKLITKDDFLRALKTAIESSRTEGNDLNNQRHEAMLQAYSTVSPEYMERLRKVVATDCFLFSYEERPDNLFNRRRLLLNKSYNAFNFFKGL; this is encoded by the coding sequence AAACAAATGACATCTGAAAGAGATACGAACGATGCAGGAGATGCCAACGCCAGACGAATGAAATCTCTAGAAAAAGCATGCAGACATCTAGGGTATACGGacgataattatacaatagctaTTCGTGCACATATGTCTCCAAATTacaaatgtctttattgccgtatCAATAAATGCGCTTCTACTACGACTCTtgaaataatgaaacaaattttTAACTGTGATACCGACTGTTTGGTCAAAATGGCATCAATAGTTAGGTCAAATGTGAATGCaagtaaaataatgaaagatgCTTTTTCATTTATGGTGGTTCGTGAGCCGTACGGGCGGTTGTTTTCAACCTACtgtaatatcttttattttcCGAAAGAAGACTGGATTTACAGGGGAACTAAGATTATAAAATTATCAAGGTCGAATATTTCCTCCGATAGTCTTAACTTTGGACACGACTTAACTTTTTCAGAGTTAATAAGGTATATTGTTGAATCATTTGAAAGCGGTCACCATTTAGATGAACATGTCAGACCGATGCACCATAAATCATGTAATCCGTGTTTATTCCATTTTGATTACATCGCGCACTTAGAGACACTGAATAAagactttgaatatattttaaagactATCAACAATAGAAAGATAATACAAAATTACCCCGAAGACATTGTGTCATCTCTTAGAGAATGGACACTTTACGGACCTGTAAAGCATTTATTTCGAACCATATTGCTTGTTAAAGGATCTAGTATCTCACACTACAACATATTTCTTAGAGCATGGAGTTATTATCAAATAACAGGACAAGTTTCAAAAACCATAGATTTCCCATACAGCAAGGAAGATATAAAATTGATTACGAAAGACGACTTTCTTCGAGCATTAAAAACTGCTATTGAGTCGTCTAGAACAGAAGGTAACGATCTTAACAATCAGAGACATGAAGCCATGCTTCAAGCATATTCTACAGTCTCTCCTGAATACATGGAAAGATTACGAAAAGTAGTAGCAACTGACTGTTTTTTGTTCAGTTATGAAGAGAGACCagataatttatttaacagaagAAGATTGTTATTAAATAAAAGCTATAATGCATTTAACTTTTTCAAAGGTCTTTAG